Proteins encoded in a region of the Isosphaeraceae bacterium EP7 genome:
- a CDS encoding fatty acid desaturase encodes MIEQGVEHKNYGMPPLRELGADLARISPLRRVVSLVGPFLWCGAYFAFAVRGWWPPAVFCLVALSFFTYGSISHDLVHRNLALPSAVNDALLCLIELLALRSGHAYRAAHLHHHAHFPHADDIEASAARMSLVGALAQGIVFQPRLMFWALRHAKHARSWIICEVIACLVLVTIAASLAGSSSAFPMYALLMIMGSWIIPLVTSYVPHDPTGTDELTQTRAFRGLVASAIALEHLYHLEHHLYPSVPHHNWARLARRLDPHLERAGVRPIRIWF; translated from the coding sequence GTGATCGAGCAAGGCGTTGAGCACAAAAACTACGGCATGCCGCCTCTCCGCGAGTTGGGCGCGGACCTCGCCCGCATCTCTCCCCTGAGGCGAGTGGTCAGCCTGGTCGGTCCCTTCCTCTGGTGCGGGGCCTATTTCGCGTTCGCGGTCCGGGGCTGGTGGCCGCCGGCGGTCTTCTGCCTGGTGGCGCTCAGCTTCTTCACCTATGGATCGATCTCGCATGACCTCGTGCACCGCAACCTGGCATTGCCGTCGGCGGTCAACGATGCGCTGCTTTGCCTGATCGAACTGCTCGCCCTCCGCAGCGGTCACGCCTATCGGGCCGCACACCTGCACCACCACGCCCATTTCCCGCACGCCGACGATATCGAGGCCTCCGCGGCAAGGATGTCCCTGGTCGGCGCCCTGGCGCAGGGGATCGTCTTCCAGCCCAGGCTCATGTTCTGGGCATTGCGGCATGCCAAGCACGCGAGGTCCTGGATCATCTGCGAAGTCATTGCTTGCCTGGTGCTGGTGACCATCGCCGCGTCGCTGGCCGGATCATCTTCCGCCTTCCCGATGTATGCGCTCCTGATGATCATGGGAAGCTGGATCATCCCGCTCGTCACGTCGTACGTCCCGCACGACCCGACCGGAACGGACGAGCTCACGCAAACGAGGGCGTTCCGAGGACTGGTGGCTTCGGCAATCGCCCTGGAGCACCTCTACCACCTGGAACATCACCTCTACCCGTCGGTCCCGCACCATAACTGGGCGAGGCTCGCCAGGCGGCTCGACCCCCACCTGGAACGAGCAGGCGTCCGGCCGATTCGGATCTGGTTCTGA
- a CDS encoding DUF1501 domain-containing protein encodes MLTIAGKTRSGFCDGVTRRDFLRLGGLAMGGLSLPQILRQEALAGVSSKGSSHKAVIMVLLAGGPPHQDMVDLKPDAPEGIRGEYKPIHTKVPGLDICEHMPRMAAMMDKFTVIRSLVGNQGDHSVGQCLTGYTDAQSISQGGRPSLGAILSKLNGPVFPDVPPFFGLSPRTAHAPWSNPGDPGYLGLAHAPFTPNRIESEKQAGAPGSSGPGFDEKVLVPDRLSGRHSLLHQLDAFRREYDRDESIQGLDNFSQQAFEILTSRRIYDALDLSKEDPRRRARYGIGNMDSEYDGPPCCMDHFLMARRLVEAGARCVTISFGRWDTHGDNFGSCRDRIPKLDMALSSLVEDLHLRGMDKDVSVVVWGEFGRTPQINKDAGRDHWPALNMAMLAGGGMRHGQVIGSSDKIAAFAKDRPVTFQNVFATLYHALGIDPATAVTDKGDRPMPLLQELEPIRELI; translated from the coding sequence ATGCTGACGATCGCCGGCAAGACTCGCTCCGGATTCTGCGATGGCGTCACCCGCCGCGACTTCCTCCGCCTGGGTGGCCTGGCCATGGGGGGGCTGTCGCTGCCGCAGATCCTCCGCCAGGAGGCGTTGGCGGGGGTCTCGTCGAAGGGTTCGTCGCACAAGGCGGTGATCATGGTGCTGCTGGCCGGCGGGCCGCCGCACCAGGACATGGTGGACCTGAAGCCCGACGCTCCGGAGGGGATCCGGGGCGAGTACAAGCCGATCCACACGAAGGTGCCGGGCCTGGACATCTGCGAGCACATGCCGCGGATGGCCGCGATGATGGACAAGTTCACCGTCATCCGCTCGCTGGTGGGCAATCAGGGCGACCACTCCGTCGGGCAGTGCCTCACCGGCTACACCGATGCCCAGAGCATTAGCCAGGGGGGCCGGCCCAGCCTGGGCGCCATCCTGTCGAAGCTCAACGGGCCCGTTTTTCCGGACGTCCCCCCGTTCTTCGGGCTCTCGCCCCGCACCGCCCATGCTCCCTGGAGCAATCCCGGCGACCCCGGCTATCTCGGGCTGGCGCACGCCCCGTTCACCCCCAACCGGATCGAGTCGGAGAAGCAAGCGGGCGCTCCGGGATCGTCGGGCCCCGGCTTCGACGAGAAGGTGCTGGTCCCCGACCGCCTCTCCGGCCGGCACTCCTTGCTGCACCAACTCGACGCGTTCCGCCGCGAATACGATCGCGACGAGTCGATCCAGGGGCTGGACAACTTCAGCCAGCAGGCCTTCGAGATCCTCACCTCGCGGCGGATCTACGACGCCCTCGATTTGAGCAAGGAAGACCCGAGGCGCCGTGCCCGCTACGGCATCGGCAACATGGACAGCGAATATGACGGCCCCCCCTGCTGCATGGACCACTTCCTGATGGCCCGGCGGCTGGTGGAGGCCGGGGCGCGGTGCGTGACGATCTCCTTCGGCCGGTGGGACACCCACGGCGACAACTTCGGCTCCTGCCGGGACCGGATCCCCAAGCTGGACATGGCGCTTTCCAGCCTGGTGGAAGACCTGCACCTGCGGGGGATGGACAAGGACGTGTCGGTGGTGGTCTGGGGGGAGTTCGGCCGGACGCCGCAGATCAACAAGGATGCCGGCCGCGACCACTGGCCGGCGTTGAACATGGCGATGCTGGCCGGCGGTGGGATGCGTCACGGCCAGGTGATCGGCTCGAGCGACAAGATCGCGGCGTTCGCCAAGGACCGCCCGGTGACGTTCCAGAACGTGTTCGCGACCTTGTACCACGCGTTGGGGATCGACCCGGCGACGGCGGTGACGGACAAGGGGGACCGGCCGATGCCGCTGCTCCAGGAGCTTGAGCCAATCCGCGAACTGATCTGA
- a CDS encoding SDR family oxidoreductase codes for MNLLGKIALVTGSAQGIGRGCALELARAGADVVVNDLRSGPEVDSLVDEIVGLGRRAAVIEGDVFSRAGCEGVVGRAIDAFGQLDILVSNPAHNRRADFLDYDPDDFERVVAATLSGGFHMSQLIARHLVGRKSPGKIVFISSIHDLVPYAKSVAYNAGKAGLKHMAFTIAAELLPHRINVNLIQPGWIDTPGELAFFSREALDAAAPELPWGRLGQPSDIGKAAAFLASDDADYITGTALLVDGGLWMNDARKGG; via the coding sequence TTGAATCTGCTCGGCAAGATCGCGCTCGTCACCGGCTCCGCTCAAGGCATCGGTCGCGGCTGCGCCCTAGAACTGGCCCGCGCGGGGGCCGATGTCGTCGTCAATGACCTTCGAAGTGGCCCCGAGGTCGACTCGCTCGTCGACGAGATCGTCGGTCTGGGCCGGAGAGCGGCGGTCATCGAGGGCGATGTCTTCTCGAGGGCCGGCTGCGAGGGGGTCGTCGGGCGCGCCATCGACGCCTTCGGCCAGCTGGACATCCTCGTCAGCAACCCTGCGCACAACCGTCGGGCCGACTTCCTCGATTATGACCCCGACGACTTCGAGCGGGTTGTGGCCGCCACGCTCTCGGGCGGGTTTCACATGAGCCAGCTCATCGCTCGCCACCTGGTCGGGCGGAAGTCTCCGGGCAAGATCGTCTTCATCTCCAGCATTCACGACCTGGTCCCGTATGCCAAAAGCGTGGCCTACAACGCCGGCAAGGCGGGCCTGAAGCACATGGCCTTCACCATCGCCGCCGAGCTGCTCCCCCACCGAATCAACGTCAACCTCATCCAGCCCGGCTGGATCGATACCCCCGGCGAGCTGGCCTTCTTCAGCCGCGAAGCCCTCGACGCGGCCGCCCCCGAACTCCCCTGGGGTCGCCTCGGCCAGCCCTCCGACATCGGCAAGGCCGCTGCCTTCCTCGCCTCCGATGATGCCGACTACATCACCGGCACCGCCCTGCTTGTTGACGGGGGCCTCTGGATGAACGACGCTCGAAAAGGGGGCTGA